From the genome of Gracilinanus agilis isolate LMUSP501 chromosome 2, AgileGrace, whole genome shotgun sequence, one region includes:
- the LOC123236730 gene encoding tubulin-folding cofactor B-like, with protein MDVSGVSSPTVTVFISSSLNSFRSEKRYNRGLTLAEFKCKLELVVGSPASCMDLELSGVDDSFCMKLDQDDALLGSYPVDDGCRIHVIDRSGARLGEFEDLSQVEKYEISQSAYESRPDSVRSFLKRSKMGKFNEEEQKRREAEAAQRLAEEEAHAQAIVVGSRCQVQAAGQPTKRGTVMYVGLTDFKPGYWVGVRYDEPLGKHDGSVNGKRYFECQDKYGAFVKPHTVTVGDFPEEDYGLDDDEM; from the coding sequence ATGGATGTGTCCGGGGTGTCGTCGCCCACGGTCACCGTGTTTATCAGCAGCTCCCTCAATAGCTTCCGCTCAGAAAAGCGGTACAATCGCGGCCTCACTCTAGCGGAGTTCAAGTGTAAGCTGGAGTTGGTTGTGGGGAGCCCAGCCTCCTGCATGGATCTGGAGCTCTCTGGTGTTGATGACAGCTTCTGCATGAAACTTGACCAGGATGATGCTCTATTGGGCTCCTACCCAGTGGATGATGGCTGTCGGATCCATGTCATTGACCGAAGTGGAGCCCGTCTGGGTGAATTTGAGGACCTATCCCAGGTGGAGAAGTATGAGATCTCACAGTCAGCCTATGAAAGCAGACCTGACTCCGTACGCTCCTTCCTGAAGCGCAGCAAGATGGGCAAATTCAATGAAGAGGAGCAGAAACGACGGGAGGCCGAAGCGGCCCAGCGACTAGCTGAGGAGGAGGCCCATGCCCAGGCCATTGTAGTGGGGAGCCGCTGCCAGGTGCAGGCAGCCGGCCAGCCCACCAAGCGGGGCACCGTCATGTATGTGGGACTCACAGATTTCAAGCCTGGATACTGGGTTGGTGTCCGCTATGATGAACCTCTTGGGAAGCATGATGGCAGTGTGAATGGCAAACGATACTTTGAGTGCCAGGACAAGTATGGTGCCTTTGTCAAGCCACACACTGTGACTGTGGGGGACTTCCCAGAGGAGGATTACGGACTGGATGATGACGAGATGTGA